The sequence CAAGATTCTTAGCCTCATCCACCAGCTGACGGGCCTCTGCGTCCGGGTCTCCAGGAGCAGGCTCCACCTCCTTCACCAGACAAAGGGTTGTAACCTGGgatgagagaaaggaagcaaaacagTACTGGGAACATTCTGTATCAAACATAAAATCGTGATCCTCACATGCAAAGCACTACAAAGCTATGGATTCTATTCTCACGGACATTTTCACCAAGCTTGTAGCTACcatgtgaaaaaaataactttattctgTGACTGCACTTTGAATTGACTTTCGGCTGGGAATAAAAGAAGCCATCCAGCTTCCTGATCTCAACTCCTCAAGCATATGAAAACTCCCCCAAACACACAACAAATTTGCCCAAAAAAACCTCTCAAGATGGCTGGATTTAAATATATGGAGGCCCCTATTATAGTGCTTAACAAAATGTATACAATTCaacagcgcctgggtggctcaggcagttaagcatttcttagtcttggctcaggtcatgatctcatggttcatgggattgagccccgagtcaggctcaatctgtgctgacagcacagagcttgcttgggattctctctctccttctctctctgctcctcccctgcttgcgctctaaCTCTCccactctaaaataaataaataagtaaataaaatgtatacatgcaAATAAGGACTGTTCAagctacagaaaataaattaaaaaaaatcaaaacagaacagaacttGCTGTTCTCAGTGAGAAATGGGTAATCTATGTACTCTGCCCTCATTCTTAACCCTGCAAACTCACTAGCTTCCCaaagttaatggacatttggtaACTGGGTCGAGTGCTCGGCTTTAGGCCAGTGAGACCTTAACTGAGGTGGTTTTGCTCTTGACTTGCTGTGGCATCTTTGGGCAATAACTCCttatgcctcaatttccttatttgtaacaCACCAAGCTAGTCAGAGAGCATCTAGCTCAGGATCAATGGAAACACTAAGATACCATGCACATAGCAATATCATGCATTACACTTTCTATGATTTCCACTCCTCTCCTAAATATCACCACTGTTTGCTCTGAAAAATATCCTTCCAGCaaggtaagttaaaaaaaatttttttttagtgtttatttttgagagagagagagtgagtacacATGCAggcaagtgcaagcaggggaggggcagacatacGAGTGCCATCATTCCACTCACTGGGGCCTTGACTGACCTCCCTTTCAACTTATTgaaggtttactttttttttttttttttttttactaagtggACACTGAGGCCAAGGAGGTTACAGGCCTCTGGAAAGCGGGATTTGCACCCACATCCTTGCCCTGGGACACTGGGTAAGAGGGCTCCCCAGGTTGGTGACTGCCAGGGGTATGGGGGGCTTGGCATGTGCTTCTTCTGTTTAATCTCCATAATCCTAAACTTCGGAATTAGCCTCAGTTTAtagacaacaaaaggaagaaacagaaccttgtttttaaaaggtaaatatatgcCATAATTGCTCAAAATGCTTTAACGTTAGGTACTTACCACCTCCTCGCAGAGGTTTTCTGTCAGACTTCCGTTTCGGCAGGACCGATGAAGTAGAAGGCCCAGTGCTATCTTCTTCCGGGGGCTTTCTTACATTTCCTTTGTAACTTTTTCCTTCTTGCATGCTCTCCCACATTTcaatcttctgtctccttttttgttCTTCAAGCTGAGGAAGAATCACACGTTACAGAATGAATTCAGAAGCTGCCATCTTTCTCACAGAAAACGCAAACTGTgccaattttctaatttttattttttaactttagggcatgcaagcaggagagagacacagagggagagagaaactttttaaaaaaatttttttaaatttacatccaagttaattagcatacagcgcaacaacgatttcaggagtagattccttaatgccccttacccatttagcccatccccccttccacaacccctcccataaccctcagtttgttctccatattgaagaatctcttatgttttgtccctgttttttgtattatttttgtttcccttcccttatgttcatctgttttgtctctttgtttcccttgcctccggagatgtgttaaagtcttcatatgagtgaagccatatgatatttgtctttctctaatttcacttagcataataccctccagttccatccacgtagttgcaaatggcaagatttcattctttttgattgccgagtaatactccattgtgtgcgCGCgtgccatatcttctttatccattcatccatcaatggacatttgggctctttccatactttggctattgttgatagtgctgctataaacattggggtgcatgtgtccctttgaa comes from Panthera tigris isolate Pti1 chromosome B3, P.tigris_Pti1_mat1.1, whole genome shotgun sequence and encodes:
- the SELENOS gene encoding selenoprotein S isoform X2 produces the protein MFVGSLLATYGWYIVFSCILLYVVFQKLSTRLRALRQRQLDRAAAAVEPDVVVKRQEALAAARLKMQEELNAQVEKHKEKLRQLEEQKRRQKIEMWESMQEGKSYKGNVRKPPEEDSTGPSTSSVLPKRKSDRKPLRGGGYNPLSGEGGGACSWRPGRRGPSAGG